A genomic stretch from uncultured Pseudodesulfovibrio sp. includes:
- a CDS encoding ATP-binding protein, with translation MTPDPIRISSSTRREKKRRKREYILAVVFLVLIVSLTWAELKYLSGDYYLILNLLILNVVLLLAMLFYVARNAVRLILERRRKVLGSKLRTRLVLAFISLSLIPTVLIYLVSVKFVQTSVDYWFKGQVEESMEQALELGRAFYGSAQDRLERRGSVMIGEIITSKFAWGGKAMDRYLEKKFGEYDLSLVGVINPEGNEQNTHATAQWGEAWPEIKEKIDWQSLKADPRSWTTIIPKPGSDLVLGVTPVDEGRSGYLIIGETVGQGLLHRLDQIVRGLDEYKKLKSRKYPWKMNLYLTLGVMALLIILGAIWFGFRLAKELSAPVQALAAGTERIGRGDLSVRLEDRSDDELGFLVQSFNRMAEDLEQSQESVQQANVRLAQQNQELERRGQYIEAVLNNITSGVISMDAEGRIGTVNKAAESILGIPGSVLIGRKPNHLLSGDFATMMTDALEQLSVKSGGMWQRQLDLPVRGKTIKVLVNVVSLKNVGGRDAGHVAVFEDITELEKIQRLAAWREVARRIAHEIKNPLTPIKLSAQRLQRKYGEGIGEPTFDQCTGLIVNQVERLQNMVTEFSAYAKLPEVQPESDFLAPILEEVTTMFESTHREISWNLTFESPINEFPFDREGIRKVLINLLTNAAQALKGVYDAKVDITAAHDVGKGLVTVCVADNGPGLPKDSSRLFEPYYTEKKGGTGLGLTIVRSIVSDHGGQVRARANDPVGTVFVLELPDA, from the coding sequence ATGACGCCAGATCCTATCCGCATAAGTTCATCTACTCGCCGGGAAAAAAAGCGGCGCAAGCGGGAATACATTCTGGCCGTGGTTTTTCTGGTGCTCATCGTCAGCCTGACCTGGGCCGAGTTGAAGTATCTGAGTGGTGATTACTATCTTATCCTGAACCTGCTTATTCTGAACGTGGTCCTGTTGCTGGCCATGCTGTTTTATGTCGCGAGGAATGCGGTCCGACTCATTCTGGAGCGCCGCCGCAAGGTCCTTGGGTCAAAACTTCGGACACGTCTGGTTCTGGCCTTTATTTCCCTCTCGCTGATTCCAACAGTGCTCATCTATCTCGTTTCGGTGAAGTTCGTGCAGACCTCTGTGGACTATTGGTTCAAGGGGCAGGTGGAAGAATCCATGGAGCAGGCCCTGGAGCTGGGGCGCGCCTTTTATGGCTCGGCACAGGACCGTCTTGAGCGTCGCGGTTCGGTCATGATCGGTGAGATCATTACCTCCAAGTTCGCGTGGGGCGGCAAGGCCATGGATCGCTATCTGGAAAAGAAATTTGGCGAGTACGATCTCAGTCTGGTTGGCGTTATCAACCCCGAAGGCAATGAACAAAATACACACGCCACAGCCCAATGGGGTGAGGCCTGGCCCGAGATCAAAGAGAAGATCGACTGGCAGTCTCTCAAGGCGGACCCTCGATCGTGGACGACAATTATTCCCAAACCCGGCAGTGACCTTGTTCTTGGGGTTACGCCTGTGGATGAAGGCCGGTCCGGTTATCTCATCATTGGTGAAACCGTTGGTCAGGGGCTGCTGCACCGGCTCGATCAGATCGTACGCGGTCTGGATGAATACAAGAAACTCAAGAGCCGCAAATATCCATGGAAGATGAACCTCTACCTGACGCTCGGCGTCATGGCTTTGCTTATTATTCTGGGGGCCATCTGGTTCGGTTTCCGCCTGGCCAAGGAACTGTCGGCTCCGGTTCAGGCTCTGGCCGCCGGTACGGAGCGTATCGGTCGAGGGGATCTGTCCGTTCGTCTTGAGGACAGGTCTGACGATGAGCTCGGATTTCTGGTGCAGTCCTTCAACCGCATGGCCGAAGACCTTGAGCAGAGTCAGGAATCAGTGCAGCAGGCCAACGTTCGCCTGGCCCAGCAGAATCAGGAGCTGGAAAGGCGCGGTCAATATATCGAGGCTGTGCTGAACAACATTACCTCCGGCGTCATTTCCATGGATGCCGAAGGGCGTATCGGCACCGTCAACAAGGCCGCCGAGAGCATTCTTGGCATTCCCGGTTCGGTTCTTATCGGCAGAAAACCAAACCATTTGTTGTCGGGAGATTTCGCCACGATGATGACGGACGCTCTGGAACAGCTTTCGGTTAAGTCCGGTGGCATGTGGCAGCGTCAGCTCGATCTGCCTGTTCGCGGCAAGACCATTAAGGTGTTGGTCAACGTGGTTTCGCTCAAGAATGTGGGGGGACGTGACGCCGGTCATGTGGCCGTATTCGAGGATATAACCGAGCTGGAGAAAATTCAGCGGTTGGCTGCGTGGCGGGAAGTGGCTCGGCGTATCGCGCATGAGATCAAGAATCCGCTGACGCCGATAAAGCTGTCGGCCCAACGGTTACAGCGCAAGTACGGCGAAGGTATCGGAGAACCGACCTTTGACCAATGTACCGGACTTATCGTCAATCAGGTTGAACGGTTGCAGAATATGGTCACGGAGTTTTCGGCCTATGCAAAGCTGCCGGAAGTACAGCCGGAATCGGACTTTCTGGCCCCGATCCTTGAAGAGGTCACGACCATGTTCGAAAGCACTCATCGTGAGATCAGTTGGAACCTGACTTTTGAATCGCCCATTAATGAATTTCCCTTTGACCGTGAAGGCATCCGCAAGGTGCTCATTAACTTGCTGACCAATGCGGCGCAGGCCTTGAAAGGGGTCTATGATGCCAAGGTGGACATCACTGCGGCCCATGACGTGGGTAAGGGGTTGGTCACAGTCTGTGTTGCCGATAACGGTCCCGGGTTGCCCAAGGATTCTTCGCGGCTGTTTGAGCCATATTACACCGAAAAAAAGGGTGGCACAGGACTTGGATTGACCATTGTCAGATCCATTGTGTCTGACCATGGCGGTCAGGTTCGTGCCCGGGCCAACGATCCAGTGGGCACTGTTTTTGTTTTGGAACTGCCGGACGCATAG
- a CDS encoding DUF4390 domain-containing protein, translated as MKHTAHRRIGTLFGIVLASLLFTGIASAQSLSLMAPSLANVNGRLTARFGVTVEEKPVLKGELEDGAVLVLKCSVKLFEENTYWLDSELSSVQIESELQFDALNQEFVMTLPERETPLRNKDLGKLLEQGWGVLEARLGSWALLDRGTHYSLRLQTSMIEKDAPEGVMRFVYFWSWDAGANNSFQLDFTY; from the coding sequence ATGAAACATACTGCCCACAGGCGAATCGGGACACTCTTCGGAATAGTCCTGGCCTCTCTCTTGTTTACCGGAATCGCTTCTGCCCAGAGCCTAAGCCTCATGGCTCCGTCGCTTGCCAATGTGAACGGCCGGTTGACGGCCCGGTTCGGCGTTACGGTGGAGGAGAAACCCGTACTCAAGGGCGAACTGGAAGACGGAGCCGTTCTTGTGCTCAAATGTTCAGTGAAACTCTTTGAAGAAAATACATATTGGTTGGACAGTGAACTGTCCTCCGTCCAGATCGAAAGCGAGCTGCAGTTTGACGCTTTGAATCAGGAATTTGTCATGACTTTGCCTGAACGTGAGACGCCACTGCGGAACAAGGATCTCGGTAAGCTCCTGGAACAGGGTTGGGGGGTCCTCGAAGCACGTCTGGGGTCGTGGGCGTTGCTTGATCGGGGCACGCACTACAGTCTTCGGCTGCAAACCTCCATGATTGAAAAAGATGCACCAGAAGGCGTGATGCGGTTTGTGTATTTCTGGTCCTGGGATGCCGGGGCCAATAATTCGTTTCAGCTTGATTTCACCTATTAG
- a CDS encoding universal stress protein, translated as MQKELLLAIGDDRAASFNLRFLKELFNDISDIRVTLFYVAPKLASWHMHEETVTPTEEGLVELMAHKKDKGQKALEEARRWLKDMTGCSGDNVHIKVVHSKTGTVRELIDECRSGLYDAMVLGRKGFTWFEEVFENSVCHELIWQDVDFPIWICKRPSSEPRQDILLCLDGSDASLRMADHASYMLADETKHNFTLFHVAKWDYETAIAEELFSKAIAVMKKNGVTEDRITSKCVVAKNVVKAIIQETAASSYMAVGVGRHGTTKRNKKEKMFPTSVSVNLLRQLTDTALWVSQ; from the coding sequence ATGCAAAAAGAACTTCTGCTCGCCATCGGCGATGACCGCGCCGCCTCATTCAACCTGCGTTTTCTCAAGGAACTGTTCAACGACATAAGCGACATCAGAGTGACCCTCTTTTACGTGGCTCCCAAACTTGCCTCATGGCACATGCATGAGGAGACGGTCACGCCCACTGAAGAAGGCCTTGTCGAGCTCATGGCTCACAAGAAAGACAAAGGCCAAAAGGCTCTTGAAGAAGCCCGACGCTGGCTCAAGGACATGACCGGGTGCTCCGGCGACAATGTGCATATCAAAGTGGTTCACTCAAAAACAGGCACAGTACGCGAGCTCATCGACGAATGCAGAAGTGGACTGTACGATGCCATGGTGCTCGGACGCAAAGGCTTCACATGGTTTGAAGAAGTCTTTGAGAACTCTGTCTGTCACGAGCTCATCTGGCAGGACGTCGATTTCCCCATCTGGATATGCAAACGGCCCTCCAGTGAGCCTCGCCAGGACATCCTGCTCTGCCTGGACGGCTCTGACGCCAGTCTGCGCATGGCTGATCACGCCTCATACATGCTGGCCGATGAAACCAAGCATAATTTCACCCTGTTTCATGTGGCTAAATGGGATTACGAAACCGCCATTGCCGAAGAGCTTTTCAGCAAGGCCATTGCCGTCATGAAAAAAAACGGCGTCACGGAAGACCGGATTACGAGCAAATGCGTCGTGGCAAAAAATGTGGTCAAGGCCATCATTCAGGAAACCGCTGCGTCCTCCTACATGGCTGTGGGCGTAGGCCGACACGGCACCACCAAGCGCAACAAAAAAGAAAAGATGTTCCCGACATCCGTGTCCGTCAATCTCCTGCGCCAACTCACTGACACCGCATTATGGGTGAGTCAGTAA
- a CDS encoding cytochrome c biogenesis protein CcdA, translated as MDQLFLTINQWMVSGTALAAAGCFLWGMVSVLFSPCHLASIPLIVGYVGGQNELVEGRKAAGYAVLFTFGLFITIALIGITCALLGRMMGDIGSWWSILVGLILLWVGLDMLGIAKCSIPGSIMGRLKLKGFVGAFVLGLAYGILSGSCTFGFIAPILAIITVQEQVVTGILLILLFGLGHCIPIVIAGSSTSLVRKLLESNRWQRGGTLFRRLAGILICLLGGYFIAQPFV; from the coding sequence ATGGATCAGCTCTTTCTTACCATTAACCAATGGATGGTGAGCGGTACCGCCCTCGCCGCTGCCGGTTGCTTTCTCTGGGGCATGGTGAGTGTCCTTTTCTCCCCATGTCATTTGGCTTCCATCCCACTCATCGTGGGGTATGTAGGCGGGCAGAATGAACTTGTCGAAGGCAGGAAGGCCGCCGGATACGCGGTCCTTTTCACCTTCGGCCTGTTTATCACCATTGCCCTGATCGGTATCACCTGCGCCTTGCTCGGGCGGATGATGGGTGACATTGGCTCGTGGTGGTCGATTCTTGTCGGGTTGATCCTGCTGTGGGTGGGGCTGGATATGCTGGGGATTGCCAAATGTTCTATCCCCGGCAGTATCATGGGACGATTGAAACTCAAGGGATTTGTCGGGGCTTTTGTCCTCGGTCTGGCCTATGGCATCCTGTCCGGGTCCTGCACCTTCGGCTTTATCGCACCAATTCTGGCCATTATCACGGTACAGGAGCAGGTCGTCACTGGCATACTGCTTATCCTGCTTTTCGGCCTTGGACACTGTATCCCCATTGTTATTGCCGGAAGCTCGACGTCTCTTGTCCGCAAACTGCTGGAGAGCAACCGCTGGCAGCGGGGTGGAACGCTGTTCAGGCGTCTTGCCGGAATTCTCATCTGTCTGCTTGGCGGCTATTTCATAGCCCAGCCGTTTGTGTAA
- a CDS encoding thioredoxin family protein, which translates to MITKKVAFLMLVLSLMVMPLTACSQGEQVKSEVKTSSLSTADLISGAPQDVPIPGMVTMVDIGAHSCVPCKMMLPVIGELSREYEGRAAIVFIDIWEHKAEAKKYAITSIPTQIFYDAEGKERYRHVGFFDKESIVAKLTELGVE; encoded by the coding sequence ATGATAACAAAGAAAGTCGCCTTTTTGATGCTTGTTTTGAGCCTGATGGTCATGCCGTTGACGGCCTGTTCGCAGGGGGAGCAAGTAAAGAGCGAGGTAAAAACCTCGTCCCTTTCCACTGCCGACCTGATTTCCGGCGCACCGCAGGATGTTCCCATCCCCGGCATGGTCACTATGGTGGACATCGGTGCTCACTCCTGTGTCCCGTGCAAGATGATGCTGCCAGTCATTGGAGAGTTGTCCCGGGAGTATGAAGGCCGTGCTGCCATTGTTTTTATCGACATATGGGAACACAAGGCCGAAGCCAAAAAATATGCGATTACATCCATTCCAACGCAGATATTCTACGATGCCGAGGGCAAAGAGCGGTATCGGCACGTCGGTTTTTTTGACAAGGAAAGCATTGTTGCCAAGTTGACCGAACTGGGTGTCGAGTAA
- a CDS encoding thioredoxin family protein: MKILVMGPGCPKCEQAEKTVREAVAEAGVDAEIEKVSDFQEIAKHGIFSTPAVVIDGEVKVVGKAPSKKDVLSWL; this comes from the coding sequence ATGAAAATTCTCGTTATGGGCCCTGGCTGCCCCAAGTGCGAACAGGCCGAAAAAACCGTGCGCGAAGCTGTCGCCGAAGCCGGTGTTGATGCTGAAATCGAAAAGGTCAGCGATTTTCAGGAAATTGCCAAACACGGCATTTTTTCAACTCCTGCCGTGGTCATCGACGGCGAAGTGAAAGTGGTCGGTAAGGCCCCGAGTAAAAAGGATGTTCTGAGTTGGTTGTAA
- a CDS encoding permease — translation MSLSNDTQCSCQSGSGKGSSGSNLAKYLLISGLALVLWYGLYSQLLPFADWFAYSLLGLDTGSHLGAAIQFFVYDTPKVLMLLVLVVFLVGILRSFVTVNWTRSFLAGKRESAGNVMAALLGVVTPFCSCSAVPLFIGFMTAGIPLGVTFSFLIAAPMVNEIALVLLYGLLGWKVAALYFVTGITIAVVAGWVLGRMGLEDHVEDWVKEIRAGEAAMDEKMTWTARFDYALDSVKDITRRVWKFVVLGIAAGAAIHGYVPEGQLAGIMGNEAWWSVPLSVLMGIPMYTNAAGIIPVVEALLGKGAALGTVLAFMMSVIALSFPEMVILRKVLKPRLIAIFIAVVGCGILVVGYIFNAII, via the coding sequence ATGTCTTTATCAAACGACACACAATGTTCGTGTCAGTCCGGTTCCGGCAAAGGGAGTTCCGGGTCTAATCTGGCGAAATATCTTCTAATCAGTGGTCTGGCTCTGGTACTTTGGTATGGTCTCTACAGCCAGCTCTTGCCGTTTGCGGATTGGTTCGCCTATTCCCTGCTTGGACTGGATACGGGGAGCCATCTCGGCGCAGCCATTCAGTTTTTTGTCTACGACACCCCCAAGGTATTGATGTTGTTGGTGCTCGTGGTGTTTCTTGTGGGCATCCTGAGGTCGTTTGTGACCGTGAACTGGACGCGGAGTTTTCTGGCCGGGAAACGCGAGTCTGCAGGCAATGTCATGGCTGCGCTTCTCGGCGTTGTGACGCCGTTTTGTTCCTGCTCGGCGGTGCCGCTGTTCATCGGGTTCATGACCGCAGGGATTCCGCTTGGCGTGACGTTTTCTTTTCTCATCGCTGCGCCCATGGTCAATGAAATTGCTCTGGTTTTACTCTACGGCCTGCTCGGGTGGAAGGTCGCGGCCTTGTATTTCGTTACGGGCATAACCATTGCCGTGGTGGCGGGCTGGGTGCTCGGACGCATGGGGCTTGAGGATCATGTGGAAGACTGGGTCAAGGAGATTCGCGCCGGGGAAGCAGCCATGGATGAAAAGATGACCTGGACTGCTCGTTTCGATTATGCGCTGGATTCAGTTAAGGATATCACCCGCCGGGTCTGGAAGTTCGTGGTGCTTGGTATCGCTGCAGGCGCAGCCATTCATGGTTATGTTCCTGAAGGTCAGCTTGCCGGTATCATGGGCAATGAAGCGTGGTGGTCCGTGCCCCTTTCCGTGCTCATGGGTATCCCCATGTATACGAATGCAGCCGGTATCATTCCCGTGGTCGAGGCGCTGCTCGGCAAGGGTGCGGCCCTCGGGACGGTGCTCGCCTTCATGATGTCTGTCATTGCCTTGTCCTTTCCGGAGATGGTTATCCTGCGTAAGGTGCTCAAGCCTCGTCTTATCGCGATATTCATTGCGGTGGTCGGCTGCGGTATCCTTGTTGTAGGGTATATTTTCAACGCAATTATTTAA
- a CDS encoding metalloregulator ArsR/SmtB family transcription factor gives MKQDVITAQQFEERANVVKAMAHPSRLMMIEELSRGERCVCDLRDLVGADISTVSKHLTVLKKVGIVEDEKRGKNVYYRLKVPCVLNFFHCIESVLAAGR, from the coding sequence ATGAAACAGGATGTAATTACAGCACAGCAGTTCGAGGAGCGAGCCAACGTGGTCAAGGCCATGGCACACCCTTCGCGCTTGATGATGATCGAGGAGCTCTCCCGGGGAGAGCGGTGTGTCTGTGACCTGCGCGACCTGGTGGGAGCGGATATTTCAACGGTGTCCAAACATCTCACAGTGCTCAAGAAAGTTGGTATCGTTGAAGACGAGAAGCGCGGAAAGAATGTCTATTATCGTCTCAAAGTACCGTGTGTTCTCAATTTTTTCCACTGTATCGAATCTGTTCTGGCTGCTGGTAGGTAA
- a CDS encoding NfeD family protein, which yields MEYFNSMENILWLIWLGVGVAFLVAEFVMPAFIVIFFGVGAIIAGVTAFFGFSLQMQIVVFGASSLALILLLRKTMSTIFAGESALDEEETDSAIGALCEVVEPINPPQTGRIKYLGSFWSARCDHPVNVGAMVRIIHRDEKDPNAFIVEKEN from the coding sequence ATGGAATATTTTAACTCAATGGAAAACATACTCTGGCTAATCTGGCTCGGCGTTGGTGTGGCCTTCCTTGTGGCAGAATTCGTGATGCCCGCCTTCATCGTCATTTTCTTCGGTGTTGGCGCGATCATTGCCGGAGTCACGGCGTTTTTCGGATTTTCACTACAAATGCAGATCGTCGTATTCGGAGCATCATCTCTTGCCCTGATCCTCCTGCTTCGCAAAACCATGTCCACAATCTTTGCCGGGGAATCCGCTCTGGACGAAGAAGAAACGGATTCTGCCATCGGCGCACTGTGCGAAGTGGTTGAACCCATCAATCCGCCGCAAACCGGACGCATCAAATACCTGGGTTCTTTCTGGTCGGCACGATGCGACCATCCCGTCAACGTCGGGGCAATGGTTCGCATCATTCATCGTGACGAAAAAGACCCCAACGCCTTCATTGTAGAAAAGGAGAACTGA
- a CDS encoding stomatin-like protein, with translation MDPATLTSLITALVFVAILVTLIIKTAVVVPQKSNFVVERLGKYSKSLSAGLHILIPFIDKIAYKRSLKEEVMDIPAQSCITRDNVSVTIDGVLYIRVIDAKMSCYGIENYYIAASQLAQTSLRSAIGKIDLDKTFEERETINSSVVLAVDEAAQEWGIKVMRYEIKDITPPSSVMTAMEQQMRAEREKRAEIAISEGDRQSRINRSEGLKQEAVQVSEGEMQKRINEAQGRAQEILLVADATAQGLQKVAEVINLPGGAEAMNLKVAEQYIDEFGKLAKTNNTMIIPTDLANMGGMVAAATEIIKKTANKPSDKPCKATSREETAAEQPAKTVGGFAVE, from the coding sequence ATGGATCCCGCAACACTGACTTCACTTATTACGGCCCTTGTCTTTGTCGCAATTCTGGTCACCCTGATAATCAAAACAGCGGTCGTCGTGCCGCAGAAAAGCAACTTTGTCGTTGAGCGACTTGGTAAATATTCCAAGAGCCTCAGTGCGGGCCTGCACATCCTGATCCCGTTCATCGACAAGATCGCGTACAAACGGAGTCTCAAGGAAGAGGTCATGGACATCCCGGCCCAGAGTTGCATCACCCGCGACAACGTATCCGTGACCATTGACGGTGTACTGTATATCCGAGTGATCGACGCTAAAATGTCCTGCTACGGCATCGAAAATTATTACATCGCAGCCTCGCAGTTGGCACAGACCTCACTTCGATCCGCCATCGGCAAGATCGACCTGGACAAGACATTCGAAGAGCGCGAAACCATCAACTCCTCAGTCGTGCTGGCCGTCGACGAAGCCGCCCAGGAATGGGGCATCAAGGTCATGCGCTACGAGATCAAGGATATCACGCCGCCCAGTTCAGTCATGACTGCCATGGAACAGCAGATGCGGGCCGAACGAGAAAAACGCGCGGAGATCGCCATCTCCGAAGGTGATCGCCAGTCTCGTATCAACCGAAGCGAAGGTTTGAAGCAGGAAGCCGTTCAGGTTTCCGAAGGTGAAATGCAAAAACGCATCAACGAAGCTCAGGGACGCGCCCAGGAAATCCTGCTCGTTGCAGATGCCACGGCCCAGGGACTGCAAAAGGTGGCGGAAGTCATCAACCTGCCCGGTGGTGCCGAGGCCATGAACCTCAAGGTGGCTGAACAGTACATTGATGAATTCGGCAAGCTGGCCAAAACGAACAACACCATGATTATCCCAACGGATCTCGCCAACATGGGCGGCATGGTGGCGGCGGCAACCGAGATTATCAAGAAAACAGCGAACAAGCCGTCCGATAAGCCCTGCAAGGCGACCTCTAGAGAAGAAACTGCGGCAGAACAGCCTGCAAAAACTGTCGGCGGATTTGCCGTCGAATAG
- a CDS encoding phosphopentomutase gives MGRAFILVLDSLGIGWAPDADRFGDAGADTLGHIAERCAQGKADAEGLRSGPLSLPCMSSLGLGLAAQLVTGTVPPGLESPVLRGRFAAANELSMGKDTPSGHWEMAGVPVRFEWGCFPSQYPSFPEDLVAAIVEKGELPGILGNCHASGTEIIARLGQEHIRSGKPICYTSADSVFQIAAHEEYFGLDRLLALCELVRKLIEGYNIGRVIARPFTGEEGTFIRTANRRDYSLPPPSPTLLDKLKAAGREVVSVGKIADIFAHSGLTKKVKAPDSDGLFDLLEEEVGNAPDGSLTFVNFVEFDSEWGHRRNVAGYAAALERLDRRMSGLTSQLRPGDLAIITADHGCDPTWEGTDHTRECVPVLLFGPDVLPGAGGMRETFADVGQTVAAHLGIEPLDEGMAIPLR, from the coding sequence ATGGGACGAGCATTCATTCTCGTGCTGGACAGCCTTGGTATCGGCTGGGCACCGGATGCGGACCGCTTCGGTGACGCGGGTGCAGACACGCTTGGGCATATTGCCGAAAGGTGCGCGCAAGGCAAGGCCGATGCGGAGGGGCTTCGGTCCGGTCCGTTGAGTTTGCCGTGCATGAGTTCCCTCGGCCTTGGTCTGGCCGCGCAACTGGTGACCGGAACCGTGCCTCCAGGGTTGGAGTCTCCGGTTCTGCGAGGTCGGTTTGCCGCAGCAAACGAACTCAGCATGGGCAAGGACACACCAAGCGGGCATTGGGAGATGGCCGGGGTGCCGGTCCGTTTTGAATGGGGCTGTTTCCCGTCGCAATATCCCAGCTTCCCCGAGGATCTGGTCGCCGCCATTGTCGAGAAGGGCGAGTTGCCTGGTATTCTGGGCAACTGTCATGCTTCGGGCACAGAGATTATTGCCCGACTCGGTCAAGAACATATCCGGTCAGGCAAACCCATCTGCTACACCTCGGCGGATTCGGTGTTTCAGATCGCGGCTCATGAAGAATATTTCGGTCTGGATCGGCTGCTGGCGTTGTGCGAACTCGTGCGCAAATTGATTGAAGGATATAATATCGGGCGTGTTATCGCCCGTCCATTCACAGGGGAAGAGGGTACTTTCATACGCACTGCCAACCGGCGGGATTATTCCCTGCCGCCGCCGTCTCCGACGCTGCTCGACAAGCTCAAGGCAGCGGGCCGGGAAGTCGTGTCCGTGGGCAAAATAGCGGATATTTTCGCGCACAGCGGTCTGACCAAAAAGGTCAAGGCACCGGATTCTGATGGACTGTTTGATCTGCTGGAAGAAGAGGTCGGGAATGCTCCGGACGGGTCGCTTACCTTCGTGAATTTCGTGGAGTTTGATTCGGAATGGGGCCACCGCCGTAATGTGGCCGGGTATGCCGCTGCGCTGGAAAGGCTCGATAGGCGCATGTCCGGCCTGACCAGTCAGCTGCGTCCCGGAGATCTGGCGATCATCACCGCCGACCATGGGTGCGACCCCACCTGGGAAGGCACGGACCATACTCGTGAGTGTGTGCCGGTGCTGCTGTTCGGCCCGGACGTACTGCCGGGGGCTGGCGGCATGCGTGAGACATTCGCCGACGTAGGGCAGACGGTTGCTGCTCATCTCGGTATTGAACCGCTGGATGAAGGCATGGCTATTCCGTTGCGTTAG
- the deoA gene encoding thymidine phosphorylase: protein MSFIPQEVIRKKRDGQSLSKADIDSMVRGITDESVSEGQVAAFAMAVFFQGMSMQERIDLTLAMKDSGTVIDWSSLGFESGVVDKHSTGGVGDKVSLILGPLAAACGAFNPMISGRGLGHTGGTLDKFDAIPGYDTAPDLETFARVVREAGCAIIGQTADLAPADRRLYSIRDVTATVESIDLITASILSKKLAAGLHGLVMDVKFGSGAFMQKYEDAKELAESIAHVATGAGVPTVALLTDMNEVLGHSVGNSLEMQEAVDFLTGKYRESRLMQVVFSLTGEMLMLAGLAKNMGEAVMKMNAALDSGAAADCFGKMVKGLGGPADFVQKAADYLDVAPVEMAVYPQTAGYVTGMDNRAVGMTLVVMKGGRTRADQAIDYGVGMTNFAHVGDEVGPDKPLCTVHARDDEQAAMAAERLREAVWIGPDRPADRPVVAERIAGGA, encoded by the coding sequence ATGAGCTTCATACCGCAGGAAGTTATCCGTAAAAAACGCGACGGGCAGTCTCTCTCCAAGGCTGACATCGATTCCATGGTCCGGGGTATCACGGACGAATCCGTCTCCGAAGGTCAGGTTGCGGCATTTGCCATGGCCGTATTTTTTCAGGGCATGTCCATGCAGGAGCGCATCGACCTGACCCTTGCCATGAAGGACTCGGGTACGGTCATTGACTGGTCATCCCTTGGGTTTGAGTCGGGTGTCGTGGATAAGCACTCCACGGGTGGCGTGGGCGACAAGGTCAGCCTGATTCTCGGTCCGCTGGCTGCGGCCTGCGGCGCGTTCAACCCCATGATCTCAGGGCGCGGTCTTGGGCATACCGGCGGCACACTCGATAAATTCGACGCCATCCCGGGCTATGATACCGCCCCGGACCTTGAGACGTTCGCCAGGGTCGTGCGTGAAGCTGGTTGCGCCATCATCGGTCAGACCGCGGACCTCGCTCCGGCAGACAGGCGCCTGTATTCCATCCGTGACGTCACGGCGACGGTTGAATCCATCGATCTCATTACCGCCTCCATTTTGTCCAAAAAACTGGCGGCTGGATTGCATGGACTGGTCATGGACGTGAAATTCGGCTCAGGCGCCTTTATGCAAAAATATGAGGATGCCAAAGAGCTGGCTGAATCCATAGCCCATGTCGCTACGGGCGCGGGTGTCCCGACAGTGGCTCTGCTTACCGATATGAATGAAGTGCTTGGTCATAGTGTTGGTAATTCGCTCGAAATGCAGGAAGCCGTGGATTTTCTGACCGGAAAGTATCGTGAATCGCGTCTCATGCAGGTTGTATTTTCCCTGACAGGTGAGATGTTGATGCTTGCTGGATTGGCAAAAAACATGGGCGAGGCCGTGATGAAAATGAACGCGGCACTGGATTCCGGCGCTGCTGCCGACTGCTTCGGCAAGATGGTGAAGGGATTGGGCGGCCCGGCGGATTTCGTGCAAAAAGCGGCAGATTATCTCGATGTAGCCCCCGTGGAAATGGCTGTGTACCCGCAAACTGCGGGGTATGTGACCGGCATGGACAACCGTGCTGTGGGCATGACGCTGGTCGTCATGAAAGGTGGTCGTACCCGTGCGGATCAAGCCATTGATTATGGTGTGGGTATGACGAATTTCGCTCATGTCGGTGATGAGGTCGGGCCTGATAAACCCCTGTGTACCGTGCATGCGCGCGATGACGAACAGGCGGCAATGGCGGCAGAACGTCTCCGAGAAGCCGTGTGGATCGGGCCGGATCGTCCGGCGGACAGGCCTGTGGTGGCAGAGCGGATTGCGGGAGGGGCGTAG